A genomic stretch from Bradyrhizobium quebecense includes:
- a CDS encoding lysozyme inhibitor LprI family protein: MSTKMLDCGKAEIDKWDTRLNSAYQVLLAKSKGEAHAQLQTEQRAWLKHHLSETHRLAADPDNGSVAFLDSQAFELKDITDRTLLLERRANQ, from the coding sequence GTGTCGACGAAGATGCTCGATTGCGGCAAGGCCGAAATCGACAAGTGGGACACCAGGCTCAACAGCGCCTATCAGGTTCTTCTCGCCAAGTCGAAGGGCGAGGCGCACGCGCAATTGCAGACCGAGCAGCGGGCCTGGCTGAAGCATCATCTCAGCGAAACCCATCGCCTCGCCGCCGACCCCGACAACGGGTCCGTCGCGTTCCTCGACTCCCAGGCGTTCGAATTGAAGGACATCACCGACCGCACGCTGCTTCTTGAAAGGCGTGCCAACCAGTAG